The following nucleotide sequence is from Lacinutrix sp. Hel_I_90.
CGAGACATTGAGGTTTCACAAAAAGCAACCACTTCTTGCAATAAAGCTTGTCCGATTTCCTGCTCTGCCACAGGCTTTCCAGACATGAATTTTTCTAGTTTTTCTATATCTTTATAGGCGTAGTAAGCCAAACAATGTCCTTCACCGCCATCTCGGCCGGCACGTCCTGTTTCCTGATAATAACTCTCAATACTTTTTGGAATATCATGGTGAATGACAAAACGAACATCTGGTTTATCTATTCCCATTCCAAAAGCGATAGTTGCAACCACAACATCAATATCTTCCATCAAAAACATGTCCTGATGTTTTGCTCTGGTCTTCGAGTCTAATCCTGCATGATAGGGTACTGCTTTTATACCATTTACCTGCAAAACCTGTGAGAGCTCTTGTACCCGCTTGCGGCTTAAACAATAAACAATACCTGTTTTACCTTCATTTTGTTTGATAAAACGAATAATGTCTGAATCGACATCTTTCGTTTTCGGACGAATTTCATAGTACAAATTCGGTCTATTAAAAGAGGCTTTAAATGTTGTTGCATCAGTAATTCCAAGATTCTTAAGAATATCTTCCTGTACTTTTGGAGTGGCAGTTGCTGTTAGACCAATAATAGGGATATCGTCACCTATACGCTTAATAATGGTTCTTAAGTTTCTATATTCTGGTCTAAAATCGTGCCCCCATTCGCTAATACAATGCGCTTCATCTACAGCCATAAAAGAAATAGTTACCGTTCTTAAAAACTCAACATTTTCTTCTTTGGTTAATGATTCTGGTGCGACATACAACAGTTTAGTAATACCATTAGTGATATCTTCTTTAACCTGTTTTATCTCTGTTTTATTTAATGAAGAATTAAGCACGTGGGCAATGCCGTTTTCATTAGAGACCCCACGAATGGCATCTACTTGATTTTTCATCAATGCAATTAAGGGAGAAACGACAATAGCAGTTCCTTCCTGCATTAAAGCAGGGAGTTGGTAGCACATGGATTTCCCACCACCTGTAGGCATAATAACAAAGGTGTTTTGTTTCGCTAAAATACTTTCAATTACAGGTTCTTGTAGGCCTTTGAATTCGCTAAATCCAAAATGTTTTTTTAGGGCAGCACTTATATTACTTTTCACTTTACAATAAAGGATTAGTTATTTACATCTTCTTTTAAATGCACGTTTAAAATCATCAACAATATTTAAATGTGTAATCCTTATTTCCGTTTTATTTTTTAGTTAAATTTGCAACAATGCAAACAATAATAACACAGAAGGATTGTTGTGCAATATTTAAAGATAACAAATTCTTTTAATTGCATCCTAATTAAAAAATGATATATTTTGAATACTAAAGATTCTATTTTAAATATTGCAAGAGAAACCATAGCGCTAGAGAGTGCTTCCATTGGGAATTTGGCGACATTGCTTGATGCCGATTTTGCTGATGCCGTGGAGCTCATCTACCATTCTAAAGGGAGAGTCATCATTACGGGTATTGGTAAGAGCGCCATTATTGCAACTAAAATCGTTGCCACTTTAAATTCTACGGGAACTCCAGCGGTATTTATGCATGCCGCAGATGCCATTCATGGTGATTTAGGTTTAATTTTACAAGATGACATTGTGATCTGTATTTCTAAAAGCGGGAATACGCCTGAAATTAAAGTACTTGTCCCTTTAATTAAAAGCGCAAAAAATAAAATGATTGCCATTACTGGTAGCAAAGACTCCTTTTTAGGAACCCAAGCAGATTATATATTAAATACCTATGTTGCTAAAGAGGCCTGCCCAAATAATTTGGCGCCTACAACAAGTACTACTGCGCAATTAGTTATTGGTGATGCTTTAGCGGTTTGTTTGTTAGATTTACGTGGTTTTTCGAGTAAAGATTTTGCTAAATACCATCCTGGTGGCGCTTTGGGTAAAAAATTATATTTACGAGTACAGGATATGTCTTCCGTAAATAAAAAGCCAAAAGTACACTTAGAAACTGATGTAAAACAGGTGATTATGGAAATTACTGAAAGCATGCTAGGGGTAACAGCTGTAGTAGAAAACAATAAAATTGTAGGTATTATTACCGATGGTGATTTACGACGTATGTTATCTAAAGTGGATAACTTTTCTGGATTAAAAGCGAAAGATATTATGAGTAGCAACCCTAAAAGTATCGCTGAAGAGGCCATGGCTGTTGATGCCATGGAAGTTATGGAAAAATTTGGCATCTCTCAACTATTGGTTGAAAAAGAAGGGGACTACGCCGGCGTTGTACACTTACACGATTTAATTAAAGAAGGTATTATTTAATGACGAAAAAAAATATAAATGAGATGTCTTTTTTAGATCATCTTGAAGATTTAAGATGGCATTTAATCCGTTCAACCCTCGCTATTGTTATCGTGGGCACAGTTGCTTTTATATTTAGTAGAGCACTATTTAGGCTCATTATTTTTGCCCCACTAGAGATGAGTTTTCCTACGTACCGCTTGTTGTGCAAAACCGCCCAGTTTTTTAATATTGAAAGCACCTTTTGTGGAGAAGAGTTACCTATGATTATTCAAAGTAGAACGATGGCAGGGCAATTTTCTGCAGATATCTGGACGTCTATAACAGCAGGTTTTGTTATCGCTTTTCCTTATGTAATCTATCAATTCTGGAAATTTATTAGTCCTGGTTTACATGACGATGAACGGAAACATTCTCGTGGATTCATTATCGCCTCGTCACTCCTATTCTTTATTGGCGTTCTTTTTGGTTATTATGTTGTTTGTCCGTTATCCATTAACTTTTTAGCAAACTACAACATCTCAGAAGTTGTCGACAATCAAATTGATATTGGTTCATACATTGGCTTGGTTCGCTCTACAGCCTTAGCTTCAGGTTTTATTTTTGAACTACCAATTGTGATATACTTTCTAACCAAAATAGGTCTGGTTACACCGCTATTCCTTAGAAAGTACAGGAAATACGCTTTAGTTATTGTGCTTATTCTTTCAGCCATTATTACCCCTCCAGATGTTGCAAGTCAGATTATTGTAGCTATTCCGGTGCTCATCTTATATGAAATAAGTATTTATATTTCAAAAATTGTAATTAGAAATCAAGAACGTAAAATAAAAAAAGATGTCAGAACTCGTTAAAGAATTTAATGACTACCGTTCAAAAATGAACGATAAAATATTAGCTGATAATAATAAAATCATCAAACGTATATTTAATTTAGATACTAACGCTTTCGCGGAAGGTGCTCTGGATGTAAAAACAAAGGAATTACTTGGTTTAGTAGCCTCTACCGTTTTAAGATGTGATGACTGTGTAAAATACCATTTAGAAGCGTCTTATAAAGCTGGAGTTCCAAAGGAACAAGTTGTTGAAACGCTTGGCATAGCGACTCTAATTGGTGGTACCATTGTGATCCCGCACTTAAGACGCGCTTATGAATACTGGGATGCTTTAGAGGCTCAAAGTTAAACTTTATATAAATTAATGACCTAAATCGAGAAGTACTTACAATTTTACTATTTTAGTCGCTCTATAATAAGCCAATGAAACTCAAAGCCGAACATTTAATGAAGTCCTACAGCGGACGAAAAGTTGTAAAAGACGTTTCTCTAGAAGTAAACACCGGAGAAATTGTTGGGTTACTTGGGCCAAATGGCGCGGGTAAAACCACCTCGTTTTACATGATTGTAGGCTTAATAAAACCGAATGGGGGTTCTATTCATTTAGAAGGTACTAATATTACCAAATACCCCATGTATAAGCGGGCTCAAAATGGTATTGGTTATTTGGCACAGGAAGCTTCGGTATTTAGAAAACTGAGTATTGAAGATAATATTTTGAGTGTTCTTCAATTAACGAAGCTCAGTAAAAAAGAGCAGTTAGATAAAATGGAATCGCTTATTGATGAATTCAGTTTAGGGCACATTCGTAAAAACCGTGGCGATTTATTATCTGGAGGAGAGCGACGCCGTACTGAAATTGCACGTGCTCTGGCTACCGATCCTAATTTTATTCTATTGGATGAGCCTTTTGCAGGCGTAGATCCTGTGGCCGTTGAAGACATCCAGCGTATTATTGCCCGATTGGCAAAAAAGGGGATTGGTATTTTAATCACAGACCACAACGTGCAGGAAACCTTAGCCATTACAGACCGAACCTATTTAATGTTTGAAGGAGGCATTTTAAAAGCTGGAGTTCCTGAAGCATTAGCTGAGGATGAAATGGTGCGTAAGGTGTATTTAGGGCAGAACTTTGAACTGCGTAAAAAGAAAATTGATTTTTAGTAGCCTAAGACCAATTTATTACTGTTTTCGGCATTAGACAGCTATTTGTTACTTACTAATCCCAAGTGCTTTTGCGTTAATGATTAGCACAATTCTCTTTCAGATTCAAGCAGAGTAATCCTTTTTTATAACGTTAGTAATGCGATACAAATGCATTGCATTTAAAGACCGCTTTTTCTTTTTACAAGAATCAACTCTTAATTACCAGAAAATAAGCCCCCTTTTATACCTATTCATTATTTTCTAACCTCGTCGTCTCTCTAATAAAATGAGCATCATTAAACCTAACATAATGCGCTCGTCATCATTATTATCAATAGGTTTTACTAATTCGAGTTTGAACTCCTTACCAAAAAAAGAAGGTTGCTTTTTGAGTTTTACAATCACCTCATCTCTTAGATTCGTGACATTATAAGTGGGATGAAACATATAGCCTGTAAAAAAACCTAAAACAGGTATTTCGCCAACTACAGAGTCCAGTACTTTGACCCAAGGATTATTTTCACTAACCCGATATTGTAAGTTATCGTTTTGATCTATAATTTCGTAATTCGCTTTCCAAATAGAAGACCACCCTTTTCTGGCAACTTTGCCAATACTTGTCCCTTTGCCATCTTTAAAGGCATAAGCTGCAGAAAAATCTAACCATTGATTCGCAGCAATAGTATAATCTACACGCGTTTTATTTTCATCTGAATAAATGGTTATTGCTTCTTTAAGTTTAAAGAGCTTTTGCTTGACATAAGCTACGGTTCTACCATCAACATCTTTTGCTGTGAAATCATTCGCTAAAGTGCCAATTTTAAAACTAAAGTGTATTGGGAATTTGAGGTCTTTCATATGGTGTTTTGTTGTATTTGAATACTATAATTATTATTTTTATCCTCAGGAGTGCCAACTCTTTCTGCCATTCATTTCTTTTGCTAATATTTTGAAAAGGCCATTAATTTAAGATTCGCAAATAAGCAAGAAAGCATGACATTCTAAGATGCTTCTAATTACAGAACCCTTATTGAAAGATATTAGTGAATGGCCTTATCTTTTTTGAAAAAAAGTCTTTTAAAAATCTTCACTACTAAAAATGCAGCAAAACCAACCAAGAGTCCGACGATAAAATCCTTAATAATACCCGGAAGCACGTCTAGAAAATGATGAAAAAATTCAATATTATGAACAAATATTCCTCCGGCAACTAAAACCAGAGCAATCGTACCTATTATAGACAAACTTTTAATAACTATCGGCAAAGCTCGTATTAAAAAATTTCCAATAAAATTAGAAACACTTTTTTTATTTGCATTTAGGCTTACCAGCTTAAACCCTAAATCATCCATTCTAACGATTAACGCCACTATGCCATAAACACCAATGGTAGCAATAACTGCAACAATTGAAACTACTATTATTTGAAACAAAATAGGCTGACCTAAAACGGTACCTAAGGCAATAATTACAATTTCTACGGATAAAATAAAGTCTGTAAAAACAGCCGATTTAATTTTCTTTTTTTCAGCAATGGTTTGTTCTTCTTCAGAAAGCGTATCTATAACAACAATAGTTTTTTGGCGCTTGTGGGGTACAAAAAATTCAACGATTTTTTCTACACCTTCAAAAGCCAAATAGATGCCGCCTAAAATCAAAACTACAGTAATTGCCCAAGGTGCAAAAGCACTCAATAAAAAAGCGATTGGCAAAATAATTACTTTATTAAGCGCCGAACCTTTTGTAATTGCCCACAACACGGGTAATTCTCTTGAGGAAACAAAACCTATTGCTTTTTCGGCATTTACTGCCAGATCATCTCCTAAAATACCAGCTGTTTTTTTAGTACTAATCTTACTCATGACAATAACGTCATCCATTAAGGCTGCTATATCATCTAGCAATGCAAAAAAACCTGAAGCCATTTATATCTTTGTTTTAGTTATAGAAACGGGAACCATTTCTTTTTTTATTTAGAGATTAAGGATAAAATAATGTAGGTGAGAATAATTAATGGAATTGCTGCAAAATGAAGGACAATCAAAAGCACTACACTCAGGATGATAAAAACATAACGCATCGCATTATTTTTAAAGCTATAGTCTTTGAACTTTAGCGCAAACAATTTGATATTAGAATTTAGTAAATAACAACTTAAAAAAGTTAAAGCGATTAAAAACCATTGGTTCAAAATAATCTGATTGATAGTATCGTTATTCTGAAATTCCAAAATTAATGGCAATGACATAATAAGCAAGGTGTTTGCAGGTGTTGGTAAGCCTTTAAAATACGTTTGCTGGTCTTCGTCCAAATTAAATTTTGCCAATCTATAAGCAGAAGCCAACGTCACAAACAAACCAATAATAGGCAACCAAGTCATTTTAAAGCCAGACCAATGCATTGTTTCACTCCATTCTACAGCACCCGTAAGTACTGGTGAATCACTAGCTAAAGCCAATAATTTATATAGAATTATTCCAGGAACCAAGCCACTAGTTACCATATCTGCCAAAGAATCTAATTGCAATCCCAATTCACTTTGAACATTGAATTTACGTGCCAAAAGGCCATCAAAAAAATCAAAGAATATGCCTAAAAAAACAAATAAAGAAGCCGTTACAAAATGGTTGTTTACCGCAAAAATAACAGCGATACTGCCACACAACAAATTAAGAAGCGTGATACTATTTGGAATGTATTTTTTTATCTGCATGCATTAATTTTTTGTAAAAATAGCAAAGTATTTTCGTCTAATACTAATATTAAACAATATTGTATATGAATTGAAGTTTAATATATAGAAAAATTATATCATCTTTGTAAAAAAATTGCATTTGAGACTCCTTTTCACACTCGCTTTAGTCGCTGTGTCACTCACGCTTTCTGCACAAACGAAATATTCTAACGAGTTTATGAATATAGGTGTTGATGCTGCCGCGTTAGGGATGAGTAATGCCGTAACTGCTAGCTCAAATGATGTTAATGCTGGTTATTGGAATCCTGCTGGACTCGTGAATGTTGAAGACAAACAACTCGCTTTAATGCATTCCAGTTACTTTGCTAATATTGCAAATTACGATTATGCCGCCTTTGCCATGCCTTTAGATGACAGAAGTGCTATTGGCTTATCTTTAATTCGTTTTGCTGTTGATGATATTTTAGACACCACACAACTTATTGATGATCAAGGTAATGTTAATTATGACCGTATTCGTTTATTTTCGACAGCAGATTATGGTTTAACGTTTTCATATGCTAGAAAATTACCCCTTCAAGGTTTAAATTATGGGGTAAATGCTAAAGTAATCCGACGTATTATTGGCGATTTTGCTAATTCCTGGGGATTTGGCTTAGATGCTGCAATACAGTTTGAAACAGGCAATAATTGGAAATTTGGCTTGATGGCTCGTGACATTACCACGACTTTCAATTCCTGGAGTTATAATGAAGACGCTTTTGCAAGAATTCAAGGGGCTATTGAAGGTCAAAATCAGGAATTACCAGAAGCTTCAGAAATTACGATTCCTAAACTACAATTAGGTGTTTCTAAAAGCTATAACTTTAATTATGACTATGCTTTACGAGCAGAAATAGATTTAAATGTCCGTTTTGAACAAAATAACGATTTAATATCAACTTCTTCTGCCAGTATCAATCCTGCTTTGGGCTTTGAGTTTGGTTATATCGACATGATATACCTTAGGGCTGGCTTAGGCAATTTTCAACATGAACTACAAATTGATAATTCTGAAAATTTAAGTTTTCAGCCTAGTTTTGGTGTTGGTTTTAAATACAACGGCATTCAAATAGACTATGCTTTTACAGACATTGGAGACCAAAGTATAGCACTCTACTCTAATGTATTTTCAGTGAAACTTGATTTTAGTGCGTTTAGATAAACGCTTTTTATGCTTATGAAACCATTTTTACTCCTACTCGCGTTCTTATTATTATTTTCTATTTCTGCCACTGCTCAAAATCCAAATTTATCTGAGGATGCTGAAATAAGTGTGCTTACTATGGGTCCAGGACAACTATTAAATGATTCCTTTGGTCACAGTGCCTTTAGAGTACGTACGGGCACGCTCGATATCGTCTACAATTACGGGATGTTTGATTTTAATGCCCCAAATTTTTATTTGAATTTCGCCAAAGGCAAGTTAGATTATTACTTAGGTTACACTTCCTATGAGCGTTTTAAGGCCATTTATATTTCTCAAAACCGAAGCATTAAAGAGCAAGTTTTAAACTTAACTAAAGCTCAAAAACGCGCTTTATTTAGCTTTCTAATTAATAACGCTAAAGAAGAAAATAAAATTTACGCGTATGATTTTTTCTATGATAATTGTGCTACGAAAATGCGCGATGTCGCCGAAGCCGTTTTAAATTCAAATATAGCTTACAAAACACCTAAAACCTATAAAGCAGAAAGCTTTAGACAGCTTATTAATACTAATATTTATTGGAATTCCTGGGGCCATTTTGGTATTAATGTGGCTTTAGGCTCTGTTATCGATCAAAAGGCAGAACCAAGAAACTATATGTTTTTACCAGACTATATCTTTCAGTTTTTTGATAAAGCAAGCTTTAAAGATTCAGGAGAACCCTTAGTTAAGGAAACGAATACTATTTATGAATCTAAGCCTGAAATCACAAAAAGCAATTTCTTTTTAAGCCCTTTATTTATTATCGGTTTAATAGGATTATGTATCCTTTGGGTGACCTATTTAGATTATAAAAAACAAACGCGTTCAAAGTGGCTGGATGTTTCTATTTTTGCCCTTACTGGAAGCATAGGTACTTTATTGTTTTTACTGTGGTTTGCAACAGATCATACAGCGACTGCTAATAACTATAATGTACTTTGGGCATTTCCTTTAAATTTAATTATTAGTTACCAAGCCACTAAAACGGCTCCCAAACTTTGGTATATTGGGTTCTTAAAGCTATTAATTATCTTATTGTGCCTAATGACTTTACACTGGATTATTGGTGTGCAAGGCTTTTCGTTTGCATTGATTCCTTTTTTGATTGCCTTATTATTTAGGTATCTGTATTTACTTTGGTTTTACAAGACGTCTTTTAGTCTACAGTAAAGTCGCAAAGTAATATTGGAGACAGAACATGGAAGAGCCAAAACTGAATACTGAACACAGAAGATGTAAAATTGAACATTGAGGACTGTAAACTAAGTTACTGCCCTCTAAAGAAAATGACCGTACTCAGTGTTTTTATTATAATATTAAAATCGAGTATAAAACTACGGTGTTTAATATAATATAAATCATACTGTAATTTCACCAAGCTATCATCCACGCTAGATCCATAGCGCGCTTTTACTTGCGCCCAACCAGTTA
It contains:
- a CDS encoding DUF4105 domain-containing protein, coding for MKPFLLLLAFLLLFSISATAQNPNLSEDAEISVLTMGPGQLLNDSFGHSAFRVRTGTLDIVYNYGMFDFNAPNFYLNFAKGKLDYYLGYTSYERFKAIYISQNRSIKEQVLNLTKAQKRALFSFLINNAKEENKIYAYDFFYDNCATKMRDVAEAVLNSNIAYKTPKTYKAESFRQLINTNIYWNSWGHFGINVALGSVIDQKAEPRNYMFLPDYIFQFFDKASFKDSGEPLVKETNTIYESKPEITKSNFFLSPLFIIGLIGLCILWVTYLDYKKQTRSKWLDVSIFALTGSIGTLLFLLWFATDHTATANNYNVLWAFPLNLIISYQATKTAPKLWYIGFLKLLIILLCLMTLHWIIGVQGFSFALIPFLIALLFRYLYLLWFYKTSFSLQ
- a CDS encoding carboxymuconolactone decarboxylase family protein; its protein translation is MSELVKEFNDYRSKMNDKILADNNKIIKRIFNLDTNAFAEGALDVKTKELLGLVASTVLRCDDCVKYHLEASYKAGVPKEQVVETLGIATLIGGTIVIPHLRRAYEYWDALEAQS
- a CDS encoding DUF808 domain-containing protein, with product MASGFFALLDDIAALMDDVIVMSKISTKKTAGILGDDLAVNAEKAIGFVSSRELPVLWAITKGSALNKVIILPIAFLLSAFAPWAITVVLILGGIYLAFEGVEKIVEFFVPHKRQKTIVVIDTLSEEEQTIAEKKKIKSAVFTDFILSVEIVIIALGTVLGQPILFQIIVVSIVAVIATIGVYGIVALIVRMDDLGFKLVSLNANKKSVSNFIGNFLIRALPIVIKSLSIIGTIALVLVAGGIFVHNIEFFHHFLDVLPGIIKDFIVGLLVGFAAFLVVKIFKRLFFKKDKAIH
- a CDS encoding PorV/PorQ family protein, producing MNIGVDAAALGMSNAVTASSNDVNAGYWNPAGLVNVEDKQLALMHSSYFANIANYDYAAFAMPLDDRSAIGLSLIRFAVDDILDTTQLIDDQGNVNYDRIRLFSTADYGLTFSYARKLPLQGLNYGVNAKVIRRIIGDFANSWGFGLDAAIQFETGNNWKFGLMARDITTTFNSWSYNEDAFARIQGAIEGQNQELPEASEITIPKLQLGVSKSYNFNYDYALRAEIDLNVRFEQNNDLISTSSASINPALGFEFGYIDMIYLRAGLGNFQHELQIDNSENLSFQPSFGVGFKYNGIQIDYAFTDIGDQSIALYSNVFSVKLDFSAFR
- the tatC gene encoding twin-arginine translocase subunit TatC, with the protein product MTKKNINEMSFLDHLEDLRWHLIRSTLAIVIVGTVAFIFSRALFRLIIFAPLEMSFPTYRLLCKTAQFFNIESTFCGEELPMIIQSRTMAGQFSADIWTSITAGFVIAFPYVIYQFWKFISPGLHDDERKHSRGFIIASSLLFFIGVLFGYYVVCPLSINFLANYNISEVVDNQIDIGSYIGLVRSTALASGFIFELPIVIYFLTKIGLVTPLFLRKYRKYALVIVLILSAIITPPDVASQIIVAIPVLILYEISIYISKIVIRNQERKIKKDVRTR
- a CDS encoding SIS domain-containing protein encodes the protein MNTKDSILNIARETIALESASIGNLATLLDADFADAVELIYHSKGRVIITGIGKSAIIATKIVATLNSTGTPAVFMHAADAIHGDLGLILQDDIVICISKSGNTPEIKVLVPLIKSAKNKMIAITGSKDSFLGTQADYILNTYVAKEACPNNLAPTTSTTAQLVIGDALAVCLLDLRGFSSKDFAKYHPGGALGKKLYLRVQDMSSVNKKPKVHLETDVKQVIMEITESMLGVTAVVENNKIVGIITDGDLRRMLSKVDNFSGLKAKDIMSSNPKSIAEEAMAVDAMEVMEKFGISQLLVEKEGDYAGVVHLHDLIKEGII
- a CDS encoding phosphatidylcholine/phosphatidylserine synthase, whose protein sequence is MQIKKYIPNSITLLNLLCGSIAVIFAVNNHFVTASLFVFLGIFFDFFDGLLARKFNVQSELGLQLDSLADMVTSGLVPGIILYKLLALASDSPVLTGAVEWSETMHWSGFKMTWLPIIGLFVTLASAYRLAKFNLDEDQQTYFKGLPTPANTLLIMSLPLILEFQNNDTINQIILNQWFLIALTFLSCYLLNSNIKLFALKFKDYSFKNNAMRYVFIILSVVLLIVLHFAAIPLIILTYIILSLISK
- a CDS encoding ATP-dependent DNA helicase RecQ, with product MKSNISAALKKHFGFSEFKGLQEPVIESILAKQNTFVIMPTGGGKSMCYQLPALMQEGTAIVVSPLIALMKNQVDAIRGVSNENGIAHVLNSSLNKTEIKQVKEDITNGITKLLYVAPESLTKEENVEFLRTVTISFMAVDEAHCISEWGHDFRPEYRNLRTIIKRIGDDIPIIGLTATATPKVQEDILKNLGITDATTFKASFNRPNLYYEIRPKTKDVDSDIIRFIKQNEGKTGIVYCLSRKRVQELSQVLQVNGIKAVPYHAGLDSKTRAKHQDMFLMEDIDVVVATIAFGMGIDKPDVRFVIHHDIPKSIESYYQETGRAGRDGGEGHCLAYYAYKDIEKLEKFMSGKPVAEQEIGQALLQEVVAFCETSMSRRKFILHYFGEEFDNETGDGGDMDDNMRHPKKQHEAKDDAHLLIDIVNLTHEKYKSKDLVSVITGNVNAMIGSHKTDEQPFFGKGKAKDKRYWMALLRQILVAGYLKKDIETYGVVKLTAEGEAYLKKPTSFMMTEDHAFDGEQDNSIVTASKGGAVVDETLMKLLKDLRKANAKKLGIPPFVIFQDPSLEDMALKYPVSIEELSNVHGVGEGKAKKYGKDFTALISKYVEENDIIRPDDYIVKSTGTNSGLKLYIIQNVDRKLPLSDIASSKGMEMPQLIKEMEAIVFSGTKLNINYSVDELLDEDQQEELHDYFMESQTDKIDVAIDEFDGDYDDEELRLYRIKFISEVAN
- the lptB gene encoding LPS export ABC transporter ATP-binding protein, giving the protein MKLKAEHLMKSYSGRKVVKDVSLEVNTGEIVGLLGPNGAGKTTSFYMIVGLIKPNGGSIHLEGTNITKYPMYKRAQNGIGYLAQEASVFRKLSIEDNILSVLQLTKLSKKEQLDKMESLIDEFSLGHIRKNRGDLLSGGERRRTEIARALATDPNFILLDEPFAGVDPVAVEDIQRIIARLAKKGIGILITDHNVQETLAITDRTYLMFEGGILKAGVPEALAEDEMVRKVYLGQNFELRKKKIDF